The Amycolatopsis umgeniensis DNA segment GCGGCTCAACGACTTCACGACCGTGCCGAACGTTTCGTCCGACCCGCGCTGGCAGGCCCGACTCGGCGAGAACCTGGCGGGCAAGACCAAACCGGGCGCGCCGGTCTACCTGTACCACGCGTCGTTGGACGAGCTGATCCCGCTTTCGGTCGGCAAGGGCCTGCGCGACCGCTATCGCGCCCTCGGCGCCGACGTCACCTGGCAGGAGTTCCCGCTGCTGGAACACATCGGCGGCGTCTCGGCGGGCGGCCCGGTCGCGATGACCTGGCTGGGCACCAAGTTCTGACGTCCCGGGTACGCCGCCGGGGATGACGCGAAAGCCACTTTCGCAACCTTCAAGGTTGCGAAAGTGGCTTTCGCAACGCCTCCAGGCGCCACACACGCCCCTACAACGGGGGAGCAAGGGACCTTTAGTAACGCTAGTATTTCTAGCGGCGCTAGCGGATTGGAACGCCGCATGGAACGAGCGGACGACACGCGTGACCAGACGGACGACACGCGCGACTGGAGGGACGACACGACCAAGGGCGGAGCGCCACGCGTGTCGTCCATCGGATCACGCGTGTCGTCCATCCGATCACGCGCGTCGTCCCTTTCACGCCCGAAAGCCGACGAATCCGACCGGCGCTAGGGCGCGCCGAACACCCGGAGCGCGGTGACGGCGTCCGGCGCCAAGGACGTCGTGAGTGTTCCGCCCGCGGCCAATGACGTCCGCGACCACCACTCGCCGGACGCTTCGGGAACCGAGGGGCCGCCGACGACCAGATCGGTCGCGAGCACCCGCCGTCCGGCCAGATGCGCGAGGCTGGAGTCCAAAGTGGAGTCCCCGATCTCCAGCGTTTGCCGCAGCACAGGGACTTCGCCACGTGTCACGTGCTGCGTGGTCACCAGGGACCCAGGCCGCTCACCGGCCCTGCCGAGAACGAGCACCTCCCGCGTGTGCAGGTACGCGTCGGCCGCCAGAGCCGCGGTGAACACCGCGCGGTGCCGGGCCCTGGCGGTCACGACGGTCGGCTCCGGCAGGTACTCCAGCGAGCCGCCGTCCTCCACGACGACGTCCACTTCGGTCACACTCTCTTCGCCGTGCAACCCAGGCAGCGCGATGGTCGCCGCGACTCCGGAGAGCCGCAGCGAAGCACCGGGGCCGACGTGGATGGTCAACTTCAGTTCGTCGCCCCCCAAAGGCGAGGTCGCCGAGTTGACCAGATGCACGATCGCCGCCACACCGGCGCCCCGTTTGGGAAGGAGCGTGAGCGGCGCCATCGAGCGCAGCTCACGCAGTACGGTCCGGCCGCCCTCGAAGCAGGCGGTCAGCCGCGCGTGCGCCTTCACCCCGCGCGGACCGGGAGCAGCGAGCGGACCCAATCCGCGACAGCCGGCGCGTTCGGAGTGTCCACAAGGGACTGTGAGATCACCGGAAGCTCGCCGCGCATGCGGTGCGCGTCCGAGGTCATCACGTCCAGATCCGCGTTGACCAGATGCGCGATGTCGATCTTGTTGATCACCAGCAGATCCGCGGTCGTCACACCCGGCCCGCCCTTGCGCGGCA contains these protein-coding regions:
- a CDS encoding urease accessory protein UreD; the encoded protein is MKAHARLTACFEGGRTVLRELRSMAPLTLLPKRGAGVAAIVHLVNSATSPLGGDELKLTIHVGPGASLRLSGVAATIALPGLHGEESVTEVDVVVEDGGSLEYLPEPTVVTARARHRAVFTAALAADAYLHTREVLVLGRAGERPGSLVTTQHVTRGEVPVLRQTLEIGDSTLDSSLAHLAGRRVLATDLVVGGPSVPEASGEWWSRTSLAAGGTLTTSLAPDAVTALRVFGAP